In one uncultured Devosia sp. genomic region, the following are encoded:
- a CDS encoding transporter substrate-binding domain-containing protein encodes MKLVTLFAAATSAAALALPSMAQDALPDLAGREIVAVTENSYVPLNFADPATGEGIGFEYDLFNEIASRLNATVKWELSSWDVMIQAVRDGQFEVGMDGITINDERKEQIDFSDPYLTSEQLMLVRADEDRFTDAESFAANADNLIGAQAGTTNFYVAVYNVLDGDEANPRIKLFDTFGTSVAALQAGDVDTVLMDQTSANGYIGANPGAFKVIGEALGSEDFGFILTPGSDLTGPINAALADIKADGTMEALQQKWFYEYNAAQ; translated from the coding sequence ATGAAGCTCGTCACGCTTTTCGCGGCCGCGACCTCTGCCGCCGCCCTCGCCCTGCCGTCGATGGCGCAGGATGCCCTGCCAGACCTCGCTGGTCGCGAAATCGTCGCGGTCACCGAAAACTCCTATGTCCCGCTCAACTTTGCCGATCCGGCCACAGGCGAAGGCATCGGCTTCGAATATGACCTCTTCAACGAGATCGCCTCGCGCCTCAACGCCACGGTCAAATGGGAGCTGTCGAGCTGGGACGTGATGATCCAGGCCGTTCGTGATGGCCAGTTCGAAGTGGGCATGGATGGCATCACCATCAATGACGAGCGCAAGGAACAGATCGACTTCTCCGATCCCTACCTCACCTCCGAACAGTTGATGCTCGTGCGCGCTGACGAGGACCGCTTCACCGATGCCGAAAGCTTCGCCGCCAATGCCGACAACCTGATCGGCGCCCAGGCTGGCACCACCAATTTCTACGTGGCGGTCTATAACGTCCTCGATGGCGACGAGGCCAATCCGCGCATCAAGCTGTTTGACACCTTCGGCACCTCGGTCGCCGCGTTGCAGGCTGGCGACGTCGATACCGTGCTGATGGACCAGACCTCGGCCAATGGCTATATCGGCGCCAATCCCGGTGCGTTCAAAGTCATCGGCGAAGCGCTCGGTTCGGAAGATTTCGGCTTCATCCTGACGCCCGGTTCCGATCTCACCGGCCCGATCAATGCCGCTCTCGCCGACATCAAGGCTGACGGCACAATGGAGGCTTTGCAGCAAAAGTGGTTCTACGAATACAACGCTGCACAATAG